One window from the genome of Trichoplusia ni isolate ovarian cell line Hi5 chromosome 13, tn1, whole genome shotgun sequence encodes:
- the LOC113500284 gene encoding oxygen-dependent coproporphyrinogen-III oxidase-like: protein MYSRYKKWCDDYFSIPHRGERRGLGGIFFDDLDTPDQQSAFKFVTSCAEAVIPSYLPIVKKHKEDGYGYRERQWQLLRRGRYVEFNLMYDRGTKFGLHTPEARYESILMSLPLNAKWEYMHVPKEDSPEEKLLKVLREPLDWVKLHKEKQSRATT, encoded by the exons atgtattccAGATATAAGAAATGGTGTGACGATTATTTCTCTATCCCGCACCGGGGCGAGCGGCGCGGCCTCGGTGGCATCTTCTTTGATGACCTGGACACGCCTGACCAGCAGTCCGCCTTCAAGTTCGTCACATCTTGTGCGGAAGCCGTCATACCTAGTTATCTGCCTATTg TTAAAAAGCATAAGGAAGACGGGTACGGCTACCGCGAGAGGCAGTGGCAGCTGCTGCGGCGCGGGCGCTACGTGGAGTTCAACCTCATGTACGACCGCGGCACCAAGTTCGGGCTGCACACGCCCGAGGCGCGCTACGAGTCCATCCTTATGTCGCTGCCGCTTAACGCT aaatgGGAGTACATGCATGTTCCGAAAGAGGATTCCCCGGAGGAGAAGTTACTCAAAGTTCTTCGGGAGCCCCTGGACTGGGTCAAACTGCATAAAGAGAAGCAGAGCCGAGCTACCACATGA